A section of the Stenotrophomonas acidaminiphila genome encodes:
- a CDS encoding diguanylate cyclase, with translation MFSSTTLTGSKPEQYAQLLAQARALVHGETDRTANAANLSALVYHALPQLNWVGFYFFDGTELVVGPFQGLPACVRIPLHKGVCGAAASTRQTQRVDDVDAFPGHIACDSASRSELVVPLVHDGALVGVFDLDSPVTSRFDADDQAGLEAIARVFVEALA, from the coding sequence ATGTTCAGTTCCACCACGCTCACCGGCAGCAAGCCGGAACAGTACGCCCAGCTGCTGGCCCAGGCCCGCGCGCTGGTCCACGGCGAAACCGACCGCACCGCCAATGCCGCCAACCTGTCGGCACTGGTGTACCACGCGCTGCCGCAGCTCAATTGGGTGGGTTTCTATTTCTTCGACGGCACCGAACTGGTGGTCGGCCCGTTCCAGGGCCTGCCGGCCTGCGTGCGCATCCCGCTGCACAAGGGCGTGTGCGGTGCGGCGGCCAGCACCCGCCAGACCCAGCGCGTGGACGACGTGGATGCGTTCCCGGGCCACATCGCCTGTGACTCGGCCTCGCGCTCGGAACTGGTGGTGCCGCTGGTCCACGACGGTGCGCTGGTCGGCGTGTTCGACCTGGACAGCCCGGTCACCTCGCGCTTCGACGCCGACGACCAGGCGGGGCTGGAGGCCATCGCCCGGGTGTTCGTCGAGGCGCTGGCGTGA